GGCTTGCAAATaaagacacacaacaaaataagcACAAGTAAAGGTGTAAGCTTTAAGCACTCACCTACAATGGACCACGATGGCCCCGGCAAACTGAGGGTTACAATTCTTGACTTTCTTGAGAAACTTGAGCATGCCAATAGGGGTGAAGGGCACCCCAAAGTCTGGCCAGCTGGTGAAGTGGAACTGGGTGACGAGCCTCTGAGGCTTCTTCCCTGAAACATCGCCCACCTGagacacaaataaaaccagGTCATGGACCCACAATGAGTGCCATCTTTCATTTCTGTAACTTAAACTAGACATACTTATTTTTTAGTCAGCAGAGTGCACGCTGATATTATTTAAAGGACCTTTGTAAGTACACACTACACCAGTGTTTCTCATGTCTGTGTGGAGGGTAAACAATGAACAAAACAATCGTATCCTGGTACCCACATTGATGGGATATTACCTGTTGGATGCAGAACTTGCGGATGGTGTAGTCCACCAGAACCATTGTGTCTTCTACAGACACTCGGATGTTCCCGTATGTCCAACAGCCCTGGTCCGGCCAGTACTGGGCACACTtgcactgaaacacacagagtgATTTAACATTGAAGCAAAGCTATGTGGAATAACTGCCtcagtttatttcagttttgggaaaaaaagggtgAGAATACACATGAGGTTATTCAAATTagcaacagccaaaatgaacTGCGTCAATAACAGAATCAGCGTAGTTAAAGAGAGATCAGAGTGAACTCGTGATTTGAAGACTGGTGATGATTGCCCTCACTTAAGGATGTGCACAGGGgtttaaaaagtgaaacttaaccaacTTTACAGATAAAAAATTAACTTTGCAAATAGGCATGTTAAACATAAAACCGATAAACTACAAGGAAAGGGATTCTGCCCCCTTGtgcttttgctctttttacatCTCAACTGAGGATGCATGTTTCTACACAAATGTGTCCGAGAGCTAGGGCTGTGCGTTAAAGCCTATAaataatatcacagtatttttaggTAATAACAATACATGGTATTAATATTTATACTTTGAAATCTTCTCTTAATTACATTAGACTACTAAAATACTAAACTACTAAATAAACTACTTTTACACTACAGTAGCTACTCTTGTAActactttatttatgtttttgctgtgaacttAAATGTTCACAGATAGCAACTTGTTGCTGCACTATTAAACAGGAGGATTTATTCCCTGTGAGCTTGAAACAAACGGACATCTCTCcagtttatatattaataatatctGCAAGTTTCACTTGGTGCTCTGTGGTCACTCTGTTGATATTAAAACATACGCCTCACCCGCTCACACTCTCACCCAGGAgtcaatgtctgtgtgtgtgcgtgtgtgtgtgagtgagacaaATCATGTTTGTGAGTCTTGTGtctgtgagagggagagagtgagagaaccAAATAGCAGTGGCttaaagaaaatgaagtgacaatttatactcacaatatagtcattttataaatCCCACAGGAAAGAAGCTGTGATACACTCAGCATACCTGTTGTATCACCCTActcattttaaagctgttgtAAGAAAACACGTGCATCATTATCCCTTCCACTCTCCtacctcttttctctccttcagaTTGGTCACCATGACAATGGTGGCTGTGTTCTGCTCCCAGATCATCCGCCAGAAGTCATTTACGGTTTCCTCCTTGGGCCCTGAGAGACGGACACAGATACAGAAACTCAGAGGAGTCATAATAAGCCAAAAATGTGTCGTGTGTTTGTTATAGAAAGTACAGCAATGATTTTCTGTAAACATTACAGGCACAAATCTTACCTTGAGCTGCAATAAACTTATTCTTCTCTTGGTAACCCTGTGAGAGAAAGAGGTGGAGAAGAGATGTTAGGatgcgatttttttttgtttcagcagaACTGTCTCTTTTGTGGAAAAATGCTGCACTTATACAAACATTTATAAAGGAGGCGTTGATGAAGTCAGAGTCTGGGACTCCCTCCAGTGACGAGAGATGCACCCTGGAGTGATCATCTAAGGGAGGAGgcaggaaacaaacagagagagaacatgagaaaaaaaagaatgttaaTAACATAATGCACAGTACAATTTCCATCCTTTCCACTTAAATTCAAGTCAGTAAATCACTTTGTAAACTTTTGTTGATTGTCAGCTGCCTGATATTTACTACTGTTGTACTGATAAATGTTTCTAAAAGCTTAAATCAGCAGATAAGAACTCCACTGAGTGCTGCTTTATTAATGTCAGTCTGGatcgcggggggggggggggggggtctgttgTCGCTCACATGGCAGGATGTTGACGTAtctgttcttttctttattctctTCCTTGGAAGCAGCGTCGCATGATGCCTGGATGGGACAGACTGGCAGTGCctaaacgtaaaaaaaaaaaaaaaaaaaaaaaacaatttggaaAAGGGGGCGGGTGTGTATCAGTTTCAAATCTCTCTGTGTGACCCTGCAcatcatttcctgtctgctcaTACAGATCATCCCTCgtgcatttttgtgtgcatttgcagcagcaggaggctaCTTATCTGATAAATGCAGTGACATCTTAAACATGTCTGAAAACATCTTAGAAGTCaattatgtgaatatttaaatatgataatGTATAAAGCATTCCCTCAATAGTTTTGGCAAAATATTTAGACATTTCCCATTACTTTTGGCTAATTATTTAACCTCTTCCACTCTGCTGGGAAGCAGGCATCATCGGCCAACATAACTGTTCTTCATGAGTTATAACCGGCTGACTTTTAAAGCTAGATGACATCGGTGTCATATGAAAGTAGAAGATCTAAGGAGTCCTCTGGAACCACCCATGGTACATTATCTTGTCTGGAGGAGGTTAAATAACTCTCCAAATGTTTGGGTATGACTAGGAAAGCTGAAACTCACGTGGAATCAACAAGACCAACTGTATTCATGTGACATGACGAAAAAATCTTGTGCTGATCTGCATCTCAAAATTTTAGTCaggtttgcattttttagatGATGTACCCCACCTCAATGTGGCATATACTGCTGACCCGCAATCTATCACAAAAGATACCCCGTACCCccctaaaatagaaaaaaattggTCTATAGTAGGGAGAGGGGAAGCTGTAGAGGTTAAAATCTTTACTGTCTTTAAGCAAAAAATTATCACCATtcatccattacttttagctaactatttcaATTTCTCTACAGGTTTGCTAACTAGTTCCCATGCTGTCTCTATCGCAGCACGTGGCTTTATGATGTTATATCTGTCTCAGGTTGGTGGGAGGTATGTCCTGTTTGTTTAGTCTACTGTAGCGGGTAGCTCACTGGTGTTTGTGACAGTAAATGTATTAAAGATTAACATCACATAAATTCTTGGatgcttattttctgtcaaaacagaacatttgtggataaataatttaaatcaaattattctTCAGCTTATTTCATCTGAGTCAAGCTTCTCCATAATCTTTGAACTTACCCACCTGGTAGCATTGTAGTCAAGACCATACTAACCTACATCCACTCACAGCAAGTATGTTACAGATATTTCTGTGGTGGTCTCGACTGGTTCCGATTTAAAATCCAGAGTccggggcacctggtggcttattggatagagcggcgccccatgtGCGGAGGCTGggtccttgccgcagcggccgcaggttcgagtcctgcctcggccctttgctgtatgtctccctctctctctctacccctttTAACGCTCACGCTGTCccatcaattaaaggcaataaaagccccaaaaataatctttaaaaaaaaaaaaaaacagagtccGCTTTGTCCGAGGCCGAGACAAATCTGAGTCAAGATGCGTTTGATTCTGAGACAAGACCGAGACCCTCTAAAAGTGGTCTCGAAACCGGTCTCAGGACCATGACCAATCTCGAGTACTACAACACTACCACCTGGGGACTGAAAAACCCTCTGTGCTACAAGTTCTTCTGGTTGGGACTCACTTGATCAGGCTACAGGGATGTGGGTTAAAGGTGAACATCAGGCTCAGTGTTttatcacagtgtgtgtgtgtttgtgtgtgtgtgtgtgtgtgtgagacatacATTAAACTCCTCCCTGAAGAGCTTGTTGTCATCAGCCATGCGACGGTTCATTTCTTCCTCAAGTTTGTCGACGGGAAGGGGCGGGTACTTCCTGTTTGTGCTGGGCGAACGGGCCAATAGCGGGACACTCTGAAGTTCTGCGCCGGCAAGCAGGAAGGGAGGAGGAAGgggtgaggagaggagggaaggaaTGGGCGGGTGAAACAGGTGGAGATAAAGACAtgagagaaaggaggaagaaaataaGAGCTGAACTGTCTGACATCACTGACTTCATCAGGTTATCTCTTCAAAGATGGCCACCAGAGGGCAGTGTGACTCAACACTGTGACGTGTGAGGGAAACTGCAGCCCTTGTGTGTTAGGTAATCACAGTGAACAAAAGCCTTCTGCCAACAGTCAACCAGTGAAGTGTTATCGGTTTGGGGCACAAGATCAATCAAGTCTTATCAGAAACAACTCAGGGTAACAAGTTTGATCAAGCCGCCTGTGTATATTTACTGATATgacccaaaacaaataaattagtGCTCAGTGTGTGAACAGTCACATCGGCAGACACATACAAAGCACACTCAAACACTAGCACATCTGTGAGTGTTTTACCTGTATCATCAGATCGGCCATTGTTCAGTCTGAAGGAGTTTGAATGGCTCCCTGCCTGTTTGTACTTCTTAAACCTGTCAGTCAACACAGAGCAAAGTGGatattaatacacacacacagtctctctcacacacacacacacaaataaacacatcgCTGTAGTCTCACAGCTGAATGCCAATCAGTCATTGCCATGGTAACTGGAACACCTTAGGCCTTCGGCACAGGTCTCCAGCTAGTGTGCAACATCTACTGCACTTCACCAACCTGAGCAtgtagaggatgatgatgatgaagataaTGACTAGCAGGGAGGACAGCGCCACCATGATGGCTATGATTGGCATGTCATCAGACGGGTCGTTGTctacagcagagagagagaggggagaattAACGGTTTGtactgtgccaaaaaaaaaaagtgtcacaatAGTTGAGGTGAGTCAGTGTTTTAGTTTTACACTGATGCCAAATTCCATCAGCATTACTAATTACTCTCCTATTACACCATTCCAAGCTCGGGgtgttacattttaatgtggaTGATTTATTAGATTACTAATGTGACGCATTTTAttaagaaattacacaaaaaaaccccaaaccacaTAAAAGAGTGATTTGACCAAAAGTGACAGAAACCCCTGCAGGTGTCACTGCACGCAGCTGAGAAAGAGTCCACCGTATAaccatccaaaaaaaaacaaaacacagaaaaaagtataACCTTTTTATTAATGAGCTTTAAAGGAATTGTTAGGtggatttttattatattctgGCAGATTGAGGCGAGCGGTTTCCCCCTGCTTTCACTCAGTAACTTGAGCTAAGCTAACCGGCTACCTGTCGTAGCTGTACATTAATGTGCATACATGAGACTGCTTTACGTATGTTACTTGTCAGAGTTATCCGCTGGCACTTTTGGCAACGCTGAGTCAAATCTTGCCACACGGATTCGTGTTTCCTTTGCCGGTTTAAACGTGCCACGCCGAGCCCGAAATGAACCAAAAGACACACCTTCCCTTAAACAACGTTCTCCTGTGGTAATGCAAATCCCTGCCACGCTGAGCTGACACCAAACCAAGTAAAGCCAAGCCAGCACACGCGTAtggaaaaatgacattattgtGTGGATCCACTAATCAACTGATCTATTTCAGCTACAAATGAATATATACCTAGTggctgtttaaaaatatttttttaaaaaaaggtatcactcaaaaaaagggaatactttgtttttctcacatgcctcaaAACAAAGATTTCAAAAAGGGTGAATGTTCTTGAAGAATGAAAGTAATATGAGTCTGTGTCAAAACAGCAgttaaactctcacacaacttgtgcagtatgaTCAAAGTCTTATTTATTCAGTCGTATGCTAAGTATTTTCTAGACACattcattttcactaaaaccttaATCTTTAAACAAACATGCTCGCTCATGTGTGCCACTTGTGTGTGGaagtgttttacatttttttttagtgaaatacaGGTATTTGGGAGGTACTGAGCATATGCATAAATCAATGTgatttggattatactgcactaGTTGGGAATTGACGTTTTGTTATagttttgcagttgttaaacacagaccccTATGACTCATTTTCATCATGGAGGCATAtgagaaaaatagttttcttttacATATTCAGTGTAACACTGGGTccgtaactgatatacaaataatcattttgtgggtgaaataCTCATTTAAAAGtccccaaaaaacacagttttcatttAGCTGACAGACTTTCGGCTTGTTAACATGTCAGAatgtgggtaaaaaaaaaaaatccttggcCGTAAAGTGACCTCTTTCAACACCATCCTGCATCTTTCCTCTCTATAATGGCTGTCCATGTTAATATTTCATTGGCTctccaaagaaaagaaaaagaaaaaaattcacaaatggAGATGTGGAGAGTGCAACAGGCTGTCCTTTGGAGAGAGCAAATAAATCACTGTTTAACTGAGGGTCGACCCTCTGCTTTTAAAACTGGTTATACCCAAGATGATATGATgttacaaaatactgaaaaatttAGGATGTTTACTGTGAATTCTGTATGAATTATTCAGagtgtaaatattaaatgttttctttcataaatCAGAGAGCATGTGATGGTACCGACGGGTTAAAAAGCACTGCGGTCACAAGGCTTAACACTACAAATTAGACATTACATGGACCAAGTGATCTATTCTTTGTGATGCCTCCTGTAGATTACAATAGCTGACCAATTTGTTTCCATCATGCATATGAGTTGAAGGCAAGCCTATAGTCTTCCTGGTGACCTTTCACTGCCGCGGCTGACAACAAAAGACATGAGATTTGCCTGGACAACAACAGGAGTTGGTTGTACAAAAAACTGGCTGCCATTTGTGCGCTGATGACTGGCGTGTAAGACACACGAGGCCGCAACAAAAGAAGAGATTTGTCTAGAAAACTGCGCCGTGGTGGTGACAAAGCAATGACAAAATCAGCTGTTCCATGGACCGACTCAAAATTCAAGAAAGCTCTTAACGTTACAGACAAAATAAGCGGCCAAAGAATGCGTCATTTGACTTCATGCTCCATAtgcacttttttggggggcggGACAGGAGTAGTTTGGAACGCTGCCCAGTTATGTTGCATTTTCAGGCACAATTCCCAGGACTTTTCAGTGTTCTCCCTTGGACAATGTGTACATTGAACAGAGCAGGAGCACAACAGGCTGCGGGTATCATGTGGAACTGACACAGACTTGACGGATCTAATGCCATCTAGAACTACTCACAGCTCTCCACACTAGGTCCAAACAGCCAGAGGGAGACAATAGAGCAATTACGTAACACCTACGAAACCCTGTGTGATTGTGTTATATAATGGACATACCATATTAGCAGCGCAGGCACATCTGTTGTATTTATGTTGACCAAGAGTGAACTGAACTTCTGCAGCTTTCCCTGAAGTCCTCTGATAAATTCCCTAAGAAATGTTGCACTTTTAAATCTCGTCTAACCTACGTCAGGATCATTCAGAACCTGCCTGCTGTTATTATActcaatgataaaaaaacaactctccGAATCAATCAGTGACATTCTATggtgatttgtgtttttctctataATTATGTTATATGAATAAttaatgtaaaagaaaagagagtGGGTCATGTTTCACTCACAAGGATATTACTAAGATGATCAGTATACAGACTTAAAATGAAGCTGAATAACACATgaaatttcttgtattttctttggtttttaatgattgaaataatgtgaaaacCTATAAGCAGCCTTTcacaaaatgatgatgatacaTTGAAATCCTCCCTCAgcactgtttgttttcacattaaaataacagctTTTGGCAGCGTCTGGTTTGGTGGTACCCTGCATCTTGTGGATGACTGGTCAAATTCAAGTATGTCACGTCAGGATATTTCCAGCGCTGCTACAATGGAGTCTAAAAGCAGAAAAGTGTCCAACTATCTAAAATATTAAAGGTCGACTCTTGACCAGAAAGCCCACTTGCTCGCTCTTTCTAGCTGTTGCTACTGCTTTGACAGCCTGCATGAATAACACAGCTAGATggagcaaacaaaaaaacactgacactcgTGGTTCAACATCGGTCTgtgttaatttcagtttttgaactatgtagtttatagtttacatttttttttcaaactatgtttaaaaaatgactactaaatctaccttgtaccttgtatctTGATGTTTCTGTATTCTGATGAAGCTTTTGTGGACTTCTACTTTACTCGGGTCCTGTTCAcacatagcattaaaatgtgtctaaGATGATCTGCAAACAAGTGGCTCTCAAAGTGTATGCTTGAATGCACCCAAAATGTGTTGACAAATCAAGGCAAATTTACAAGGGACAAATCAGCACACTTAAAACCACCGGGCCATCTTTACTGTCTGCAAAGCAGGAGAAATCTCCCTGACACAGCTGTAAAAAGCCACTAGAGAACATTTCCCACatccatttctttcttttcagcaGCAACTGCAGTTTTgccacaaataaaatcaaatggaCGCAACTAGGGTTGGACGATTGTTCCCATTTCCAAATCTTCCAATTGCCGCATGatttttttgggtaaaaacaGGGGACATGACATTtagtctcaaaaaaaaaaacaatactgtaTTAATATTCAGTATTATGGATTTGAAGTCAACAAAAGATGTGTGTTAACAGGCTAAAAGTGCCATGTTGGGCTGAACATTCGTCGGACGTGATGTTTCTATTTATATCCGTTGCTAGCTTTGAAAGCGTGGATGAGGACCAGCTGATTCACAaagttgaaataattaattacacTACCCCGCCTTAATACAccacaaaaaaacctaaaagatTTGGCAGCTGGCTGGAGCTAGATCAGCATGAAATTTTCTAATAAGCTAAATGACCAACGCTTAAGCGGTTATGTCTCAGTTCTGATCTCAAACGCACAACTAATAGCTAGTCAAGTGCAATACCTGGCCAAATTCGGTAGACCACTCTGGTCCAGTGTCtggcttaatatcaaactggttttagtttagtttaatagTTCTCACACCAGCCCAACCGTAAGCTTCGAAACATGATATGATTACCAAACAGCTCAAGAATGTAAGCAGCAAAGGCACAATCCACAAATACCTGGGCACAGTACACAAGATCTGAATGGTGCCTTCATCATTTCTCTGAATGGCTCTGAACAACTGCAGTGAATGTAACAACTTCAGGgttctcacacattttcatggacaaaacttcaaaacattGCCATGAtgtttcaaggacccataatcaCTTTTGTCTTGCCCTTCTTGCCCGgcgttttttaaacataattttagctAACTTACATGAAGGGAAAGCAGCGAGAGAATGAGAAACACATTGCTCATATTAGAGCTACATTTCATCTACAGCTACAGAAAGCTGCCATTATATTAAATTACACTGATGGTTATTTACAGaggattactgtaacaatttcacaacacacaataaaattcctggacttttccaaaactttcaatactttttactgattcaatgacttttccaggcctggaaaatgtgattgtgaaattccatgactttttcatgtcAGTAGGAACCCTAGAACACTCTTACACTCAATTGTAGGTTTTGTGCACCAACAAACATATCTACACCATGGTAAGCGGGTgctttcctttcaaaataaaatgagtcaCAGCCACTCTGATCACCACTCAACATGTCGAAAGATGCTGCCTGATCATattaaatttaaacacatttgctcTTTAACCCTGGGGATGTTTCCTCCAAAGAGGTCAACAGAGGTTATGTATTCTTGCACtaaataaacagacacacacaaacgtgcacCAACACTCACCGTGTGGGGTGGTGTCTGAAGTGAAGCCCATCCCAGCTTCTGTGGTGGTCTCCGGCTCCACGGTGAATGCATCTCCATAAGGATAATCTGGAGTTGGGATGTCTAGAGGGTAAATTGTGGTCTTGTTGTCTCCCCCGGCCGGggtgggaggagggggaggcttGGTGCTCACTGGTGCCTTAGGGGCATCAGTTGGAGCTGGAGGTGAGGGAGCGGGGACTGGTAATAAACGCCTGGTGCCATCAGGACCGGCCCCTTGTACATCCTCCTCACCAGCTGGGCTTGTGGTTGTTGCTGTTGCCTTTGTCGCTGCTGAGATGACTGTGGGGGCGAGCGTTGTGGGTGGGCCTGTgggggcttgtgtgtgtgcaactgtTAAATTGAGGGAGGCTGCTGTGGGGGGTTTAGTGGGATTGGCAGTGATATTTGGAGGAcctaaaaagaagaagacagcaaatgcattttttttcagtgtgcaaTTTAACTCATAATAAGGTGAATAAGTAAAGGAATTTGATGTTAATGGACATGGCTCGTACTTGTGATGGGGACATCATCCTGGGCTGAGGCCCCGAGGGCTAGACCAAGCAGCAGGAGCAGGGGACACACACCCATTCTGCCCTACATGGAGGACACACAACGAAAGGTAAAAGGGGTATTAGTCAGAAATAACCTCAAATCTCATTGAAATCAATAAGAAAAGTTACTGAGCCCAAGATCAAGAGATTCAGGTTTTATGTGTTGTATAATCCACTATAAATATTTTAGAATCTTCTATGCTAACCTCACATGCTCATTTTTGGAGGTTAGTACTCTTACATTTGAAATGAACatgaaatatttgtaaatgaCAAATGAAGACGCTTACCTGAAGACGCGAAGTTGGCATCAATCACTCATTCGCACAGCGTTGtcctaaaatgtaaacagaggacatcattattattttcttgagCTTCAACAGTCAAGTCAATAATATATGATTTCTTTACCAAATTGTACTCCTTGCAAATAGTTTTTGCAATATCAGGATGAATAATGTAGGACAGCATTATTCTGACACATATGCACAGAAATATCAGGTTTACTCAGAGACACCGGTGTGGAGATAGCATGCTGAGTATTCTTCCTAAATTATTTATGAAGGCTTTGCAATAATTCATCATCTTATTATCTGTCAGCCTGCAGTGGAATCATACAACGTGGATGTGCTCatatcaaatgttcatttttacgAAGTGTGGTTGTTCAAattactgaaaattaaattacagaaataataaattatatagaaattataaatctagtttaaaggaatacttcaccacccaaatgattatttgtatatcagttactcagcCCGTGTTACAATGAATACAATGAATGAAGTCAACATCAAAACACGCATTTGCAAAACTCTCAAACAACTCATGCACTGAAATCGAAGCCTAATTTCTCCAGTTGCATGATCAGTACGTCCAAAACAGACTGCACTTTCTGATGggaaactgaagtaaaagtgaaatctatctatgctctcttcaagtGCAGACTCCACTGATAAAAACGGTAGTTTGGCCTCGCTGATCACTGGAGCTGCTGGCCTACCACGGCCTCAATTAGTTAGTTTGTggtattgtgtgattttggtgtttcAAAGAGTTCGTTTGGATGAACCAAAGTCccacaacaacataaaaaaattaccatAAGAAGCAGTGGTAGAACAGCAGCTGACCACTGGGGTAAAATTACTGTGTTTGTCAATGGGGTCtgtctccatttttggattatcAGTTCACTGTGAAGGTTTTCCTTATGAATTCAACCAAACATGGGACAAATAACTGCTATACAATTATTTCTTTGatcataaacatttgaaattagtcaaaaactatcaaaaaaattatttttattgcattgaCTTCAaccatattgcccagcctttCTCTTTTCACAAAAGGGtttcatcttaaaaatgtattatgtgtGTTAAATGTGATGCATTCATCACCAGGAGCATGACCAAAACAGAATTAGTGACATATTTAAATTCCTGCAGTGAATCAGCACTTAGAGAGCTTCTCACCCACAGATACGGGTTTAAGCGATTGAAGGCCAGAGGATAGAAAGACTTGGAGAAAGCATGATGGCTGCTGGGAGGTCAGCATGGCTGAC
This DNA window, taken from Plectropomus leopardus isolate mb chromosome 2, YSFRI_Pleo_2.0, whole genome shotgun sequence, encodes the following:
- the ptpra gene encoding receptor-type tyrosine-protein phosphatase alpha; this encodes MPTSRLQGRMGVCPLLLLLGLALGASAQDDVPITSPPNITANPTKPPTAASLNLTVAHTQAPTGPPTTLAPTVISAATKATATTTSPAGEEDVQGAGPDGTRRLLPVPAPSPPAPTDAPKAPVSTKPPPPPTPAGGDNKTTIYPLDIPTPDYPYGDAFTVEPETTTEAGMGFTSDTTPHDNDPSDDMPIIAIMVALSSLLVIIFIIIILYMLRFKKYKQAGSHSNSFRLNNGRSDDTELQSVPLLARSPSTNRKYPPLPVDKLEEEMNRRMADDNKLFREEFNALPVCPIQASCDAASKEENKEKNRYVNILPYDHSRVHLSSLEGVPDSDFINASFINGYQEKNKFIAAQGPKEETVNDFWRMIWEQNTATIVMVTNLKERKECKCAQYWPDQGCWTYGNIRVSVEDTMVLVDYTIRKFCIQQVGDVSGKKPQRLVTQFHFTSWPDFGVPFTPIGMLKFLKKVKNCNPQFAGAIVVHCSAGVGRTGTFIVIDAMLDMMIAERKVDVFGFVTRIRAQRCQMVQTDMQYVFIFQALLEHYLYGDTELEVTSLESHLAKLYAPSPGAGCSGLEAEFKKLTSIKIQNDKMRTGNLPANMKKNRVLQIIPYEFNRVIIPVKRGEENTDYVNASFIDGYRQKDSYMASQGPLQHTIEDFWRMIWEWRSCSIVMLTELEERGQEKCAQYWPSDGLVVYGDISIEIKREEESESYTVRDLLVTNNRENKARAVRQFHFHGWPEVGIPTDGKGMINIIAAVQKQQQQSGNHPITVHCSAGAGRTGTFCALSTVLERVKAEGILDVFQTVKSLRLQRPHMVQTLEQYEFCYKVVQEYIDAFSDYANFK